From the Patagioenas fasciata isolate bPatFas1 chromosome Z, bPatFas1.hap1, whole genome shotgun sequence genome, one window contains:
- the GADD45G gene encoding growth arrest and DNA damage-inducible protein GADD45 gamma: MTLEEIHGQEPVPAGHDWMQGAGKALHELLVSAQRRGCLTAGVYESAKLMNVDPDNVAFCVLAADEEDEGDIALQIHFTLIQAFCCENDIDIVRVNDVAKLAAIVGPSEESGEPRDLHCILITNPNEDGWKDPALEKLNFFCEESRNVNDWVPTITLPE; the protein is encoded by the exons ATGACTCTGGAGGAGATCCACGGACAGGAGCCTGTGCCTGCGGGCCACGACTG GATGCAGGGCGCCGGCAAGGCCCTCCACGAACTGCTGGTGTCGGCGCAGCGCCGCGGCTGCCTCACCGCCGGCGTCTACGAGTCGGCCAAGCTGATGAATGT CGATCCCGACAACGTCGCGTTCTGCGTGCTGGCCGCGGACGAGGAGGACGAGGGGGACATCGCCCTGCAGATCCACTTCACCCTCATTCAGGCCTTCTGCTGCGAGAACGACATTGACATTGTGCGGGTGAACGACGTGGCCAAGTTGGCGGCCATCGTGGGGCCCAGCGAGGAATCTGGGGAGCCACGGGACCTCCACTGCATCCTCATCACG AATCCAAATGAGGATGGCTGGAAGGACCCAGCTCTAGAAAAGCTGAACTTTTTCTGTGAAGAGAGCCGAAATGTAAATGACTGGGTGCCAACAATCACCCTGCCTGAGTGA